A single window of Alosa alosa isolate M-15738 ecotype Scorff River chromosome 11, AALO_Geno_1.1, whole genome shotgun sequence DNA harbors:
- the peak1 gene encoding LOW QUALITY PROTEIN: inactive tyrosine-protein kinase PEAK1 (The sequence of the model RefSeq protein was modified relative to this genomic sequence to represent the inferred CDS: inserted 1 base in 1 codon), which produces MSACNTFTEHVWKPGECKNCFKPKSLHRLSEGAPRKGPLNEPXTQQSHTPTGATRPNANLANSSQRSGGTARSAQFRPPVAKKPTIAVKPTMMLPCSSTGLDAEGNQRSGDGPGTGKTSAFTVWNRNGLNHQRPGGPNNNEGENGGDEIEGYGPCSPRTPSGNNNNNGLTDVLKEIAGLGSGPSTSSKDDFLGRISSSYRRSLERGLPAAGCLAMGSSSGQAKRVSLSDSAEIISTEGGRFCYPEFSSEGEDDDDEEDEDDDDSDGDDEHESWDESDEELLAMEIRMRGQPRFANFRAATLSPVPFAAGKKWNTVPLRNRSLQRICAVDYDDSYDEILNGYPSMDSNGGPGLLPYGQNDLQGSGFLSNSESTTSPESSSSMPDDSRTSSSTSSVPFGVRNGLHSPAPREALTRSAPAEREPQHRALSSPKANETHKAVLAIRLEDQEAIQREGGALPQAHPGQPITISFSPTEEQAKPYRVVNLEKPPICKPYTVVDVSASMASTEGYAPESTPKHKGLSTPLSPPPYPGSPISLSLSAGSPMSPVSPLSPATPDTPTTPVSPSTANSSAPLSTSRKKPGNIRYQEVWTSSTSPRQKIPRVELVSGGAPGPSVPPRHCTHKSAPTSPIAGLSSSRTVPVKSPNLSEIKFNSYNNAGMPPFPIIIRDEPTYARSSKNAVKVPIVINPSAYDNLAVYKSFLGLSGELPQPKPGAGSRVTSHTYEEIGSSESIQASPDEKSPNSKPTGDKLTAEDVTGGLGTSPKSLDLNCRTTSEHNTTPATTPVSLIPPTSASSPLPGSLPPNSPSCATPGRSRKPSGEACKDSNTDTMSSSGTSTGQREKASTVLSQIVASIQPPQSPPESPSAQSKTCSAEELYALPPDATRDTLSRPKSLFSSTDGCLSKPRKETPAKHLPKSQSASAAVAPTSPKAEANPPFPPPRSTSSPYHATNLLQRHFSNWTKPSAGSSRPSDGEISPGVGEGRRPSSESAKPKRWISFKSFFRRRKDEDEQREKVEREKDKGKLVGLDGTVITMLPPPPTQRHHWFAEAKGDDPNQKPTIIFTYKPDSSATGDGEGELRVEECRETASGEATVIRPLSPGQPAPKSRASLLISKVMSQAQMESAESEMPTAASLPAKLELSSVAEACASSARPILASASEGSASLGEQEEEGSHSYSPASSSCSATYSNLGQSRANMIPLKHPRNVKASDDTLASVDPDAPESAVKDTPPPLPKKGTGGRTSAPDAHLTREVMPLRPRAEAKPGGTNLSVANPLYDLDSTWETASQSSSLSSEARGALDHESGDSLERPTIVGKGRPANSLSCLATGAATANSATAGREWRGCRSAESLAGRARTTGRVPASGAGAAASAAASAKPQRQALYKGMDSWEEVVGRIRGLHTDTLRKLAGKCEDRFMAGQKDHVRFGTDSWSHFRLTTGKPCCEAGDAVYYTASYAKDPLVNYAIKICRSKVKETQQQFFHSLAVRQSLPLHFNIQQDCGHFVADVPSRLLPWEEEEEGESEEEEEKEEEEGGKEKESHKKENGPEREKRKEVAEKRSSKEASEASDTVAHNGQEGEAVAATAGPSGKLRSRVVVITREVPFQTVADFVREGRERHTHSPDLYERQVCLLLLQLCSGLEHMKPFHVTHCDLRLENLLLVHCQPGNPWNLDVPNGEPNNNNNAFSAGTGANAGQGALANACPARLIISNFAQAKQKGAALAQHQAAAAAANALRDHSRLAPEIVTATQYRKCDEFQTGILIYEMLHRANPFEESPELKEREYSTADLPPLPVRSLYSQGLQHLAALLLNANPSERIQMAEARACLQCLLWGPREDLFQALSASPGPGHRQATLQNWLDLKRTLMMIKFAERSLDTVCGVSLEDWLCCQYLAFSTPDSLGRVVRILQHQQQALQALHV; this is translated from the exons ATGTCCGCCTGCAACACCTTTACAGAGCACGTATGGAAACCGGGTGAGTGCAAGAACTGCTTTAAACCCAAGAGTCTGCACCGCCTCAGCGAGGGTGCCCCCAGGAAGGGTCCCCTGAACGAGC AGACTCAGCAGAGCCACACTCCAACTGGAGCCACCAGGCCCAACGCCAACCTTGCCAACAGCTCCCAACGGAGCGGTGGCACAGCACGCTCAGCTCAGTTCCGGCCACCTGTTGCCAAGAAGCCCACGATTGCTGTGAAGCCCACAATGATGCTACCCTGCTCCTCTACAGGCCTGGACGCTGAGGGAAACCAGCGGTCTGGTGATGGCCCAGGCACTGGCAAAACCTCAGCATTCACCGTGTGGAACCGTAATGGACTAAATCACCAAAGGCCTGGTGGACCAAACAACAATGAAGGCGAAAACGGTGGCGATGAAATTGAAGGCTATGGTCCTTGCAGCCCCAGAACTCCCagtggcaacaacaacaacaatggacTCACAGATGTGTTGAAGGAGATTGCTGGTCTGGGCTCTGGACCCAGCACCAGTTCAAAAGACGACTTCCTAGGCAGGATCAGCAGCTCATACAGGCGCTCTCTGGAGAGGGGACTGCCAGCTGCTGGGTGCCTCGCAATGGGAAGCAGCAGTGGCCAAGCCAAACGGGTATCTCTCAGTGACAGTGCAGAGATCATAAGCACTGAAGGTGGACGCTTTTGCTATCCAGAGTTCTCAAGCGAGggggaggatgatgatgatgaggaagatgaggatgatgatgacagtgatggtgatgatgagcATGAGAGCTGGGATGAAAGTGACGAGGAACTGCTAGCCATGGAGATCCGAATGAGAGGTCAACCGCGTTTTGCAAACTTCCGTGCTGCAACCTTGTCTCCAGTGCCCTTTGCTGCAGGAAAGAAATGGAACACTGTGCCACTCCGAAATCGCTCCCTGCAGCGCATATGTGCTGTGGACTACGATGACAGTTATGATGAAATCCTTAATGGTTATCCCTCTATGGACTCAAATGGGGGGCCTGGCCTCCTCCCCTATGGACAAAATGACTTGCAAGGCAGTGGGTTTTTGTCAAACTCCGAGTCCACCACCTCCCCAGAATCCTCATCCTCTATGCCTGATGATTCACGTACATCATCCAGCACTAGCAGTGTCCCTTTTGGTGTTCGCAACGGCCTACACTCGCCTGCCCCCCGAGAGGCGCTTACTCGTTCAGCTCCAGCAGAAAGAGAGCCTCAGCACAGAGCCTTGAGTTCACCAAAAGCCAATGAGACCCACAAAGCTGTTCTTGCCATTCGACTGGAGGACCAAGAAGCAATCCAGCGGGAAGGTGGTGCTCTTCCTCAGGCTCACCCTGGCCAGCCCATTACGATTAGCTTTAGTCCCACAGAGGAACAAGCTAAACCTTACAGAGTAGTGAACCTTGAAAAGCCTCCCATTTGTAAACCTTACACTGTGGTAGATGTGTCTGCATCTATGGCAAGCACAGAAGGCTATGCCCCAGAAAGCACTCCCAAACACAAGGGACTATCAACTCCCTTGAGCCCACCACCTTACCCCGGCTCCCCAATTAGTTTGTCACTGTCAGCAGGTTCCCCAATGTCCCCAGTATCACCACTTTCCCCAGCGACACCAGACACTCCAACAACCCCAGTTTCACCATCAACGGCAaactcctctgctcctctcagcaCTTCTCGCAAGAAACCTGGAAACATCCGCTACCAAGAGGTGTGGACCTCCAGCACCAGCCCTCGACAAAAGATCCCCAGGGTCGAGCTGGTCTCTGGAGGAGCTCCTGGGCCCTCTGTACCCCCTAGACACTGCACCCACAAATCTGCGCCCACCTCACCTATTGCAGGCCTATCTTCATCCCGCACAGTGCCAGTGAAGTCCCCAAATCTGTCAGAGATCAAGTTCAACAGTTACAACAATGCAGGAATGCCCCCATTCCCCATCATCATCCGTGATGAGCCAACTTATGCCCGCAGCTCAAAAAATGCTGTAAAGGTTCCCATTGTTATCAACCCCAGTGCTTATGACAACTTGGCTGTGTACAAGAGCTTCCTGGGTCTCAGTGGTGAACTGCCACAACCCAAACCTGGTGCTGGAAGCAGGGTCACCAGTCACACCTACGAGGAAATTGGTTCATCTGAGAGCATCCAAGCCTCCCCCGATGAGAAGTCTCCCAATAGCAAGCCCACGGGAGACAAGCTCACTGCAGAGGATGTAACAGGTGGCTTAGGAACATCTCCAAAATCCCTGGACTTGAACTGCAGAACCACTAGCGAACACAACACCACGCCAGCCACAACTCCTGTATCTCTCATCCCTCCCACTagcgcctcctctcctctgcctggTAGTCTGCCCCCAAACAGCCCCAGCTGTGCCACACCAGGGCGGAGTCGTAAGCCCAGTGGGGAGGCGTGCAAAGACAGCAACACTGACACTATGTCATCATCTGGCACCAGCACAGGGCAGCGGGAGAAAGCGAGCACTGTGCTGTCCCAGATAGTGGCTTCGATACAGCCACCCCAGTCCCCTCCAGAGTCCCCGTCTGCTCAGAGCAAAACTTGCAGTGCTGAGGAGCTCTATGCCCTCCCACCTGACGCCACTAGGGACACGCTCAGCAGACCCAAGTCACTTTTCTCCTCTACAGACGGATGCCTGTCAAAACCCAGGAAGGAGACTCCAGCCAAACACTTGCCAAAGTCCCAGAGTGCATCTGCCGCTGTGGCCCCAACAAGTCCTAAGGCAGAGGCAAATCCCCCTTTCCCTCCACCCAGGTCCACCTCCTCTCCATACCATGCCACCAATCTTCTCCAGAGGCACTTCAGCAACTGGACAAAGCCCTCTGCAGGGTCCTCTCGTCCCAGTGATGGAGAGATAAGTCCAGGGGTTGGAGAGGGCAGACGTCCATCATCTGAAAGTGCCAAGCCCAAACGCTGGATATCCTTTAAGAGCTTCTTCCGCCGGCGGAAGGACGaagatgagcagagagagaaggtggagcGCGAGAAGGATAAAGGCAAACTGGTGGGCCTCGATGGAACTGTAATCACCATGCTACCTCCGCCTCCCACGCAACGCCACCACTGGTTTGCTGAAGCCAAAGGGGATGACCCCAACCAGAAACCCACAATAATATTTACATACAAACCAGACAGCAGTGCCACGggtgatggagagggagaattACGTGTTGAAGAATGCAGGGAGACTGCTTCAGGAGAGGCCACTGTCATAAGGCCCTTGTCCCCTGGACAACCAGCTCCAAAGAGCAGAGCAAGTCTCCTTATCAGCAAAGTTATGAG CCAAGCGCAGATGGAGTCGGCCGAAAGCGAAATGCCCACCGCTGCCTCCCTGCCGGCCAAGCTAGAGTTGTCGTCAGTGGCTGAGGCCTGCGCCTCGAGCGCCAGGCCCATCCTTGCGTCAGCCAGCGAGGGCAGTGCCAGCCTcggggagcaggaggaggaaggcAGTCACTCGTACTCGCCCGCCTCCAGCTCTTGCAGCGCCACCTACAGCAACCTGG GTCAGTCCAGAGCCAACATGATCCCTCTGAAGCACCCCAGGAACGTCAAGGCCTCGGACGACACTCTCGCCTCAGTCGACCCGGATGCCCCTGAGTCAGCGGTCAAGGACACGCCGCCTCCCCTCCCCAAGAAGGGCACCGGTGGGCGCACCTCCGCGCCTGATGCCCACCTCACCAGGGAGGTGATGCCACTGCGGCCGCGTGCCGAGGCCAAACCTGGCGGCACCAACCTGAGTGTGGCCAACCCGCTCTACGACCTGGACTCCACCTGGGAGACGGCCAGCCAGAGCTCCTCACTCAGCTCGGAGGCGCGCGGTGCGCTGGACCACGAGTCAGGCGACTCGCTGGAGCGGCCCACCATCGTGGGCAAGGGCCGGCCCGCCAACAGCCTCTCATGCCTGGCCACTGGCGCCGCCACCGCCAACAGCGCCACGGCTGGCCGCGAGTGGCGGGGCTGCCGCAGCGCCGAGTCCCTGGCAGGCCGAGCTCGCACCACAGGCCGGGTGCCCGCCAGCGGAGCCGGGGCAGCAGCCAGCGCAGCAGCCAGCGCCAAGCCTCAGAGGCAGGCTCTCTACAAGGGCATGGACAGCTGGGAGGAGGTGGTGGGCCGCATCCGCGGCCTGCACACGGACACGCTGCGCAAGCTGGCCGGCAAGTGCGAAGACCGCTTCATGGCCGGCCAGAAGGACCACGTGCGTTTCGGCACAGACAGCTGGTCCCACTTCAGGCTGACCACGGGCAAGCCCTGCTGCGAGGCCGGAGATGCCGTCTACTACACGGCCTCCTACGCCAAAGACCCACTCGTCAACTATGCCATCAAG ATCTGCAGGAGTAAAGTGAAGGAGACCCAACAGCAGTTTTTCCACAGCCTGGCGGTGAGACAGAGCCTGCCGCTCCACTTCAACATCCAGCAGGACTGCGGCCATTTTGTGGCCGATGTGCCCTCCCGCCTGCTGCcctgggaggaagaggaggaaggtgagagtgaagaagaagaggaaaaggaggaagaggagggggggaaagagaaggagtCGCACAAAAAGGAGAACGGcccagagagggagaagaggaaagaggtcGCGGAGAAGCGGTCGAGCAAAGAGGCGTCTGAGGCGTCTGACACGGTGGCACACAACGGGCAGGAGGGCGAGGCTGTCGCCGCTACCGCCGGTCCATCTGGGAAACTGCGCAGCCGAGTGGTGGTGATCACGCGCGAGGTGCCCTTCCAGACGGTGGCGGACTTTGTGCGGGAGGGCCGCGAGCGGCACACCCACAGCCCGGACCTGTACGAGCGGCAGGtgtgcctgctgctgctgcagctgtgcTCGGGCCTGGAGCACATGAAGCCCTTCCACGTGACGCACTGTGACCTGCGCCTGGAGAACCTGCTGCTGGTGCACTGCCAGCCGGGCAACCCCTGGAACCTGGACGTGCCCAACGGCGagcccaacaacaacaacaacgccttCAGCGCGGGCACAGGCGCCAACGCGGGCCAGGGGGCCCTGGCCAATGCCTGCCCGGCGCGCCTCATCATCAGCAACTTCGCCCAGGCCAAGCAGAAGGGCGCCGCGCTGGCCCAGCACCAGGCGGCGGCCGCCGCGGCCAACGCCCTCCGCGACCACTCGCGCCTGGCGCCGGAGATCGTCACGGCCACGCAGTACCGCAAGTGCGATGAGTTCCAGACGGGCATCCTCATCTACGAGATGCTCCACCGCGCCAACCCCTTCGAGGAGTCGCCCGAGCTGAAGGAGCGCGAGTACTCGACGGCCGACCTGCCGCCGCTGCCCGTGCGCTCGCTTTACTCGCAGGGTCTCCAGCACCTGGCCGCGCTGCTGCTCAACGCCAACCCGTCAGAGCGCATCCAGATGGCGGAGGCGCGCGCCTGCCTTCAGTGCCTGCTGTGGGGGCCGCGCGAGGACCTTTTCCAGGCGCTCAGCGCCTCGCCGGGCCCCGGCCATCGGCAGGCCACGCTGCAGAACTGGCTGGACCTCAAGCGGACGCTGATGATGATTAAGTTCGCCGAGCGCTCGCTGGACACGGTGTGCGGCGTCAGCCTGGAGGACTGGCTCTGCTGCCAGTACCTGGCCTTCTCCACGCCGGACTCGCTCGGCCGCGTCGTCCGCATcctgcagcaccagcagcaggccCTGCAGGCACTGCACGTCTGA